Proteins from a single region of Equus asinus isolate D_3611 breed Donkey chromosome 17, EquAss-T2T_v2, whole genome shotgun sequence:
- the LOC106821882 gene encoding olfactory receptor 5L1-like, translating into MAKENCTTVAEFILLGLAEVPELRVFFFLLFLLIYGVTVLGNLGMIALIQVSSRLHTPMYFFLSHLSFVDFCYSTIIVPKMLANILNEDKAISFLACAVQFYLFCTCVVTEVILLSVMAYDRFVAICNPLLYIVTMSNNLCVELVSCCYLWGTVCSLIHLCLALEIPSYRSNVINHFFCDLPPLLFLACSDVTMSELLLYIVANFNEIITIMIILTSYFFILITILRMRSAEGRCKAFSTCASHLTAILLFHGTILFIYCRPSSGNSMDTDKVATVFYTVVIPMLNPLIYSLRNKDVQEALRKVVGSKIFS; encoded by the coding sequence TTCTTCTCATCTATGGAGTCACAGTTTTGGGCAACTTGGGCATGATTGCACTGATTCAGGTCAGCTCTCGacttcacacccccatgtactttttcctcagtcACTTGTCCTTTGTGGATTTCTGTTACTCCACAATCATTGTGCCAAAGATGCTAGCTAATATCTTAAATGAAGACAAAGCCATTTCCTTCCTGGCGTGTGCTGTGCAATTCTACTTGTTTTGCACATGTGTGGTAACTGAGGTCATCCTGCTGtctgtgatggcctatgaccgttTTGTGGCCATCTGTAACCCACTGCTGTACATCGTCACCATGTCCAACAATCTTTGTGTGGAGCTGGTGTCCTGCTGCTACCTCTGGGGGACTGTGTGTTCACTGATTCACTTGTGTTTAGCTCTTGAGATCCCATCCTATAGGTCAAATGTGATTAACCACTTCTTTTGCGATCTGCCCCCTCTCTTATTTCTTGCTTGTTCTGATGTCACTATGAGTGAACTGTTGCTATACATTGTGGCCAATTTCAATGAAATCATCACCATCATGATCATTCTcacctcttatttctttattcttatcaCAATCCTGAGGATGCGCTCTGCAGAGGGAAGATGCAAAGCCTTttccacctgtgcctcccacctcacAGCCATCCTTCTCTTCCATGGAACAATCCTTTTCATTTATTGCCGACCCAGTTCTGGCAACAGTATGGATACTGACAAAGTAGCCACGGTGTTCTACACTGTAGTGATCCCTATGCTGAATCCTCTGATCTATAGCTTGAGAAACAAGGATGTGCAAGAAGCTCTCAGAAAAGTGGTGGgctccaaaatattttcctag